A genomic segment from Diospyros lotus cultivar Yz01 chromosome 5, ASM1463336v1, whole genome shotgun sequence encodes:
- the LOC127801137 gene encoding zinc-finger homeodomain protein 4-like encodes MELSSQEPQIPIPIPINSSYGGHNMIHDEPTSHNHTILPNGPIIPTTLEDPSPMRFKKMVRYRECLKNHAAAMGGNATDGCGEFMPSGEEGTLEALTCSACNCHRNFHRKEVEGEASNNSCCPFLPPPRKLIMGSLGYPLGGPFMGSRAAPQAHHKMIMAYNMGSLPNSESDDMEEGGGGSGSGMVGRVVKKRFRTKFTQEQKEKMFNFAEKVGWKIQKQEEAVVQQFCQEIGVKRRVLKVWMHNNKHNLAKKNLSSTSPPQDPI; translated from the coding sequence ATGGAACTTTCAAGTCAAGAACCCCAAATCCCAATCCCCATCCCCATCAACAGCTCCTATGGTGGGCACAACATGATCCATGATGAACCTACATCCCACAACCACACTATCCTCCCCAACGGCCCCATAATTCCCACAACCCTAGAGGACCCAAGTCCAATGCGCTTCAAGAAGATGGTGAGATACAGAGAGTGCCTGAAGAACCATGCAGCCGCCATGGGAGGAAACGCCACAGATGGCTGTGGAGAGTTCATGCCCAGTGGAGAAGAAGGCACTCTGGAAGCCCTAACCTGCTCGGCCTGCAATTGCCACAGAAACTTCCACAGAAAGGAGGTTGAAGGCGAGGCCTCCAACAACTCTTGCTGCCCCTTCCTGCCCCCACCAAGGAAACTCATTATGGGTTCTTTAGGGTACCCTCTGGGGGGGCCATTTATGGGCTCTAGGGCAGCCCCCCAAGCCCATCACAAGATGATCATGGCCTACAACATGGGCAGCCTTCCTAATTCTGAGTCTGATGACATGGAGGAAGGTGGCGGCGGCAGCGGCAGCGGCATGGTGGGGAGGGTGGTGAAGAAGAGGTTCAGGACCAAGTTTACCCAGGAACAGAAAGAGAAAATGTTCAACTTTGCCGAGAAAGTTGGGTGGAAAATCCAGAAGCAAGAGGAGGCTGTGGTGCAACAGTTCTGCCAAGAGATTGGAGTCAAGAGAAGAGTCCTCAAGGTCTGGATGCACAACAACAAGCACAATCTTGCCAAGAAGAACCTCTCCTCCACCAGTCCTCCTCAAGATCCAATTTAG